A region of the Littorina saxatilis isolate snail1 linkage group LG12, US_GU_Lsax_2.0, whole genome shotgun sequence genome:
TGAATGGTAGTGATGTGCAAGTATGGATCCGGTGGTTTCACCATGAAATTTGACAGTAAGTGACTTTTTTGACTCTCATACTTTTTGTTCTATACGTGGATTAACAGGGTGCTCATGGATGATATCTTTAGTATACACACCTGATTCATTTTAGAAGTGAATTGTGCTGTTTAAATTCGTATTTAAATTGAATCGAAACGTAACAGACCGATTTCTTTGTGCACCCTGTGCGGGGCAGGTAGGGTATGGGCAGGTTGGGTCAGTGACTCGACCTGCCCCGTCATTACCCAACCTGCCCCTTCTTtacatatagagaatactacatggcttgctgtgtcgtaccagatttacacgagtttttttaatttaatattgaactgcgagcgaaagccatgtagtattctgtttatcctacatattttacttacgtgtatttaactgaaaatgtcctgcagtcgaggcattgtaaaagctggttggccttgagacctgggtcaatgatcggtacttgcaatctgaacacagctgcctgtccagacactgaccttcttacccggggtcaatgaccgagtttttataTGAGAggaaagtctctgaaggattggtcagcgcagaataagataagagaggggttgaagtgaatagcgcaaagaggggggagggagggggggtagtagctattttgactgctgatgcaatcgccagccgctcgtggcactggaggggtggtgacacggtcaagtgaggcggagaGGGGTAGCTGCCTAGCCACTGTGTCTGGCCTTGAttggtggtagtcctgagtccttctcaaagtggggagggatgagtgggcagtagagaagtgacagacgactttgtgcttcagcgaaatttgaacccgcacggcgggcgatttcagcagaatttcgaacccgcccgacgcgatttgaacCCGCCGGGGGCGATCGGGCGACCGCCAATATTCAGCCctgtaagcagtggaaaaacaggtccctgccagacttgcttgacatgacctcatttacatgatatacacacgtgtgatttgaacgattattatctcacgagtgtctctctcacgtatgtaggataaatttgTTATTGCATGAAATATGAATCATAGGtgaatttgtttgtatgtacgcGCGCGATTGTGTGTTGATGGGTGCGTGTATTTCATGTGTATGAGTTATAAATATTGTTTGTGTTACAGAATGACAGGTTTTGTTTATTGCAACAGCAACGGCACCATTTGTATTCAACCCTGACCTCTTATTTCAGTTATGTTTTTAATAACAACACGCACAGACATGCGAAGTTATGTTATTTTCCATTGATGTtttttaacattattttttgcttcgtgtttgtttttggtaAGTTGTTACTATTGgcaattttcttgttcttctttgtttggttggttgttttcatATCTCAATTATATACACGGGTTAATTGTGGTATCGTTCAGCTAGTCAATTTATTAATTTACCTTTATTTTGGCAGGATAATAGCTGTTTTTCTCAAGTTGACCCAACCTTCCCCACAGGGGTACCCAACCTGCCCCGTGGTGGGGCAGGTTGGGTATTTTTGGTGACCTTTTTATTTATCGTTTATCTCTCATGATTAGAACGATTTATTTTCGAATGTTGAATTATTGTATTGCAAAAGGATTAAAGTTttcttaaaaagttgtttgaaatgttttcaCTGGTTAATCTTTGAATGAGAGtgaaaaaggatttttttgaCCCTACCTGCCCCACCCTCCCCTACACGCCTTGAATTTTACCACAGTTTCAAAAGTTATATTGGGCACGAAGAATACCTGGATATGATTCATGTGAGCCTTTATAAAGTTGCTTTGTCCAGATTTAGACCGGGGGTCTCCCCATTCAATGCCCATCGACATCGAtactctcactctgacaccagtcgtgACTGTCCTTTCTGCCCGGATACTGCTGAAGACGAAAGCcatgttgttttttattgcccCACTTACGATAGCATCAGGCAGAGATATATtggcagaatacagtatttttcAGACGATATTTGCTCACTTGTACGGTGGAGGATCAGCTTGTATCCTTTGCAAAGCACCTGTTCTTGGCCTCACGAATGCGACAAAAAAGACTTGCAGAAAACGAACCGCTCACGTGATTCTCGCGTTCCCTGTACGAACATATATCATGCTCTGGAATCATTGATGCATTCCCCGTAACTTGACAAGAGATTGACTTGAAGGTGCCGTAAACGTGAACTCCCTGGCATGTTACAACCTCTTCTTATTATGCATTTCATCTCGGAAAATGTGTGCgttgattggtgtgtgtgtgtgtgtgtgtgtgtgtgtgtgcgtgcgtgcgtgcgtgcgtgtatgtatgaaTGTTTATGTatttacgtgcgtgcgtgcgtgcgcgcgcgtgtgtatgtgtgtgtgtatgcttttgCTATCAAGCATATGATAGGCTACCTACTGTAATAGTTTCATGCattgttgtatgcatttagcCTAATGACTGCTTCAGATGTGTATATTTGCATATAATTTGCTGTGTGTGCCCACACACgtgtgtatctgtatgtgtgtgtatgtgtgtgtgtgtgtgtgtgtgtgtgtgtgtgtgtgtgtgtgtgtccgtgttcgtgtatgtacgtgtatatctgtgtatgtgtcttggtgTCGTTTCAACTGACAATGTTTGCTTAAGTTATATTATCTTTCCAAGCTATGTTTTCATGATTATGTCTCAACATTTGGcaggctctttctttattttgcttCACTTATTTGCATGTGTAGGCTATGTTTAAGGCCCAATGTATCACACCCTTATTAATTTCgttttatgcaccaatttcatttgtctgaaaattgtcaaaatcaactcattgattagaacaataaaacatccatccatccatccatccatccatccatctctctctccctccctcacacacacacacacacacacacacacacacacacacacacacacacacacacacacacactgtctaacGCCATACATTCAATCGATACTGAACCGTTTCAATACTAACGCCGGACTTTTCATTGCTTTGACAGGTTTATCCTCGTGCTGGCATTTCTGACAATCGTGGTTCTCGTCATCTTCTACTGCAAGCAGCAAGTCAAGCGGTCATCCAGTCGCCGAGGTGAGTTCATCCTGTAACTTATTATCTATTTTCGCTGATAATtataagggggtgggggtgggggtgggggcgggtaTTAAACAGAGCGGGCAAAAGGGGGGGTGTTGGAGTTggcagagagtgtgagagagggagagtgtgtgtgtgtatgtttgtacatgcgcgcgcgcgcgtgtgtgtgtgcatagtgtgtgtgtgtgcatagtgtgtgtgtgtgtgtgtgtgtgtgtgtgccacagtgtgtgtcacagtgcgcgcgcgcgtgtgtgtgtgtgtgtctctctctctctctctctctctctctctctctctgagtgcgtgtttttctgcctgtctgtgtctgtatttgtGGTGTGcttcagtgtgtgcgtgtgccaaTGTAATTAGTGTCTGCTTGCCATGCTGCACGGTATTTGTGGCAGCGCCACTTACTccctctccccctttcccctcccTCGAAATTAACAAAGCTAAACAAGAAATGTGTGTTACCTCTTGTAACCAACAAGACAATTAGGGCaacaaccaaacacaaaaaCCAGAATAAAAAACTTTTCTGCTTCCAAAGatgttgtctttgtgttttaGCAACGGTGCAACACCATTTGGTTGGTTATATAATCAGGTGTAGGTTTCACTGGATAGGAACAATAGTTTCATTGATTCAGCTAACATTTGGACACAATGGTCATGAATAATCCATAAACCATTTGCTCATTGTTATGCGCAGCTCCCAGACAGGccaactgtgtgtgtgcgtgtgtgtgtgtgtgtgtgtgtgtgtgtgtgtgtttgtgtgtgtgcatgtgtgcgcacTAACATGCATGTGTGCATGATTGTTGtctatgtggtgtgtgtgtgtgtatgtgagtgtgtgtgtgtgtgtgcgtgcgtgtgtacatgcatgcaagcatgcacacacactcacacacatgcatgatACAGCCGTGCATGcatttgagtgtgtgtggatGCAAGCGTGCGAGCATGTGTGCACGCACACGTCTGTGTCTGTACCTCAGCGTATAACCTATGCGTTTATATTTGTATCCTCACATTCCACACTTACAACACCATCCCCGCTAACTCTTCCAGGGCGGCGAAGAACACCAGTGATGTCGATGGCGATGGCCCCCCCTCAGTATGAGACCCCGGGCCACCAGCCTCCACCATACCACATCGCTATGTCAACCACAGTCCCCGCTGACCAGAGCATTCCGCCCAGTGCTGGACAACGCTGTGGTCATCCGTGCACCATCCCCTACACCGCTACGTGCCACCAGGCGGCCAATCTTCCGGGATGTGTGGCTGAACCCCAGGAACTTCATGTTTATGGTAAGTGGGTTTTTTGATGTGATGTTGTACTTACTGTAAAGCCTTGTCAAGCatgaattaataaaaaataaaaaaaacttccaGAACTACAGACTGATGCCTTTACTGCCCTAGGCTGTATTAGGCAACTTTTCTGTGGTGCTCTCCTCAGATTCATGCAATCAACTGTACATGTACAATGTCTTGATGTTGATATGACACAAGTTCCTCTATTAAAAA
Encoded here:
- the LOC138981451 gene encoding uncharacterized protein; amino-acid sequence: MASIFDGCDWQQCKWKVLVLLCAFQTAFHQAESGSCGKDETSGTRHKKGDDNCWYELWYFWFILVLAFLTIVVLVIFYCKQQVKRSSSRRGRRRTPVMSMAMAPPQYETPGHQPPPYHIAMSTTVPADQSIPPSAGQRCGHPCTIPYTATCHQAANLPGCVAEPQELHVYDNISMASTLSIGAISNPPPYSSRPTSGIRRQRQDHNDVAL